Below is a window of Tolypothrix bouteillei VB521301 DNA.
AGAATCAGTCATTCAAGTCGTTCTAGTAGTAAAGGCAAAGAAAGCGAACAATCGGTAGCGATATGGTTGGCGCGAGCGCAAGAGTTTTACCGTCAGGGAGATTTTAGAGAAGCCTGTCGTTGTTTGTACTTTGCTATGTTACAACATTTACACGATCGCGGCGTTCTTCCCCACAAGCCCAGTCGTACAGACGGAGAGTATTTACAATTGCTACAAATGTCTGTCACCCCCGTACAACCATATGAAACTTTAATTACCACTCACGAGCAATTATGTTTTAGCAATGCGGATATCAGCTCTGAGAATTACGAGCATTGCCAACAAGCTTGTGAAGAGCTAATTGCTAATAGCTAATTGCTAATTGTCCTCTTAGCATTAGCCATTAGCCATTAGCCATTAACCATTAGCTATTAGCCAATATATATGAAACGCTCAAACCGTCTTGTTTGGATTGGGGCATTGGTATTATGTGTACTTGTATTACTAACTGTTATATCAGCGCCAACTACCAGTAAACATCATAGTGGTTCCACTTACAGCCTCTATCCCGAAGGATATGGGGCTTGGTATGCTTATATGGAAAGTCGGGGAACTCGCATTCAACGCTGGCAAAAACCTTTTGAGGATCTCAAGCTCGAGAAACGCCCAATCACTTTTGTCCAAATAAACGGTTACCAAAGACAACTTTCTTCATACGATTATGAGCGAGAATGGGTAGAAAAGGGGAATCGCTTAATCATTGTGGGAGTGAGCGAACCCGTAACAGCTGCAAAGTTCACCACAATGCAAGAATCTCCTGCAGGTCAAGTCAAGATTGATACACGGCGGCGGCACCCGCTTCGGAAAGGAGAAAAAGTGAGTTTGGGCGATCGCTTTGGTGCAATTGTGTGGGAAGAAAAATACGGTAAAGGAACAGCGATTTTTGTGATTCCTTCCTACTTAGGTGCTAATGCTTACCAAGAGAATCAAGCGAATTTTCAATATTTAGCAGATTTAGTCACTCAGAAAGATAATTTATTATTTGTAGACGAGTATATTCACGGTTATAAAGAACCCAGTGTTAGGAAACAAGAAGGCAAAGGGGATATATGGAGTTATTTAGCACAAACTCCCCTAATGCCAGCTTTTGTCCAAGGAGGTGTACTGCTAGTAGTACTGATTTGGGGACAAAACCGACGCTTTGGCAAACCAGTCTCCTTAGAGACGCCTGTTGTTGATAACAGCGAAGCTTATATTCAAGCGTTAGCAGGAGTTTTACAAAAAGCTGAATCGAGGGACTTTGTAGTGGAGATGGTTGGTAAAGAAGAACAACTGCAACTCCAAAAATCTTTGGGTTTGGGACAGCAGTTACTCGATCGTCCAAGTTTAGTCAATACTTGGGTACAACAGACAGGGGTTGCTGCTACAGAATTAGATGAAGTGTTAAACTTACAATCGCAAAAACGTCGATTGAGTGAAAAAGAACTGATAAGTTGGCTGGAAAAATGGAGAATAATAAGGCAGAAGATATAGCAATTCTAAATCATTTGTAAAAATTATCAACACTGTAGGGTGGGCAATATCCACCAAGAGGGTATTGCTTACCCTACTTAATATTTCACAAATCAAAGAGGTGAGAAAATGGCTCTAGCTCGATCCAAACAAATCACTTTTGAAGAATTTATAGCTTGGTATCCAGACAATTCCGAGCGTCGTTATGAACTTCATGATGGAGTAATTGTTGAAATGACACCACCGTCTGGCGAACACGAACAAGTCAAAGGCTTTTTAGCAGGAGAATTAACTGTAGAATTCAAACGTTTAAAACTTCCGTACTTCATTCCCAATCAAGCGATAGTAAAACCTCTAGACAACGAATCAGGATATTTACCTGACATTCTAATATTAAATAGTGACAACTTAGTCAATGAGCCTTTGTGGAAAAAAGAATCGACAGTCTGCCAACCCATATCAATTCCATTAATTATTGAAGTTGTCAGTACTAACTGGCAAGACGACTATTATTTGAAACTAAGCAAATATGAAATGATAGGTATTCCAGAATATTGGATAGTAGACTACGCTGCTTTAGGCGGAAGGAGATTTATAGGTAATCCCAAACAACCAACTATCTCTGTTTACAATTTGATAGAAAACGAGTACCAAGTTACTCTCTTTCGAGATAGCGATCGCATACAATCGGCAATATTTTCCGAATTGGATTTAACAGCGCAACAGATTTTTGATTCTGCGAAGTAAGTACAGTAGGGTGGGAACTTATGTCAGTAGACTGCAAATTTTTGGACACTATTGTAAGTGTAGTTAAGCTGAATCTTGTGTTTTATGAGCAAGATGAGATTTAGCTGTAGCACGAACTATACGGTTAGCGTCTTGGACAAGTTGCTGTAAAATTTCCGTTGGGGTTCTGGGATTTTGAGCTATGGCATATCGCTCCAACCAATACCAAGAACGAAAGTGTTTTGCAAGTAGTGCTTTAGGAGCCATTGGATGTAACAAAACGAACAATCGAGCAAAAGTCAGGCGATCGGAACCTGCATATTGTTCTAGAAGTGCTGATGCAGTTTCTACTTTGCGATCGAGGAGGTTTTTGATAGCGGCTGTTCTCAGCTGCTGGTTTTCTCCTGAATTATTTATGAAACTATTGAGCAAATCAATGGGTGTATGGGGGTTTTGAGCAACAGCCATGCGAACATCAAGGCACGTATCTGCTGCTAATTGTTCTAAAATATTAGCTGGAGTGTTAGAATGACGGGCAACAAGAACGCGAATTGGCAAAGAATTACTACTAGCAAGTTCTGCAAGGCTATCTGCATCAGTTTTCAAATTGTTTACGGCTACAAACTGTTTGATAATATCGCGATCG
It encodes the following:
- a CDS encoding DUF4129 domain-containing protein; translated protein: MSLDSFEKTSWNWQISQLQQQVGEWIEYQFSGFQFKPDLPSGWQISPWLFDVLNFIFWLLLSFFLLWVSWRLWQELNPYLYSWLARISHSSRSSSKGKESEQSVAIWLARAQEFYRQGDFREACRCLYFAMLQHLHDRGVLPHKPSRTDGEYLQLLQMSVTPVQPYETLITTHEQLCFSNADISSENYEHCQQACEELIANS
- a CDS encoding Uma2 family endonuclease; amino-acid sequence: MALARSKQITFEEFIAWYPDNSERRYELHDGVIVEMTPPSGEHEQVKGFLAGELTVEFKRLKLPYFIPNQAIVKPLDNESGYLPDILILNSDNLVNEPLWKKESTVCQPISIPLIIEVVSTNWQDDYYLKLSKYEMIGIPEYWIVDYAALGGRRFIGNPKQPTISVYNLIENEYQVTLFRDSDRIQSAIFSELDLTAQQIFDSAK
- a CDS encoding DUF4350 domain-containing protein, with product MKRSNRLVWIGALVLCVLVLLTVISAPTTSKHHSGSTYSLYPEGYGAWYAYMESRGTRIQRWQKPFEDLKLEKRPITFVQINGYQRQLSSYDYEREWVEKGNRLIIVGVSEPVTAAKFTTMQESPAGQVKIDTRRRHPLRKGEKVSLGDRFGAIVWEEKYGKGTAIFVIPSYLGANAYQENQANFQYLADLVTQKDNLLFVDEYIHGYKEPSVRKQEGKGDIWSYLAQTPLMPAFVQGGVLLVVLIWGQNRRFGKPVSLETPVVDNSEAYIQALAGVLQKAESRDFVVEMVGKEEQLQLQKSLGLGQQLLDRPSLVNTWVQQTGVAATELDEVLNLQSQKRRLSEKELISWLEKWRIIRQKI